One Leucobacter muris DNA segment encodes these proteins:
- the tal gene encoding transaldolase has protein sequence MSESTRALSRAGVSIWLDDLSRSRLDSGELRALIASHDVVGVTTNPTIFAGAIGSGVGYGERISACAGPGLDVASTIVELTTADVADACDVFAEVYAESGGRDGRVSIEVEPGLARDTAGTVAQARELWAKVDRPNAMIKIPATVEGLEAITETIAAGISVNVTLIFSLERYRQVINAYLTGLERARAAGHDLSGIHSVASFFVSRVDSEIDARLTAVGTAEALALKGQAGVANARLAYEVFEQAFDTERARLLLDLGANAQRPLWASTGVKDPSLRDTLYVEELVAPQTVNTMPEATLNAFADHGEVRGETVTSEYLESNQLLNAIDALGIDYGEVTEKLELEGLQKFDASWAELCGTVERALAD, from the coding sequence ATGAGCGAGTCGACTCGGGCTCTCAGCCGCGCGGGTGTCAGCATCTGGCTCGACGACCTGTCGCGGTCGCGTCTCGACAGCGGTGAGCTGCGCGCGCTGATCGCGAGCCACGACGTGGTCGGAGTGACCACGAACCCGACGATCTTCGCCGGTGCGATCGGCAGCGGCGTCGGCTACGGCGAGCGGATCTCGGCGTGCGCCGGGCCCGGCCTCGACGTGGCCTCGACCATCGTCGAGTTGACGACGGCCGATGTCGCCGATGCGTGCGACGTCTTCGCCGAGGTGTACGCCGAGTCCGGCGGCCGCGACGGCCGCGTGTCGATCGAGGTGGAGCCGGGTCTCGCCCGTGACACCGCGGGCACGGTGGCGCAGGCGCGCGAGCTGTGGGCGAAGGTGGACCGCCCCAACGCGATGATCAAGATCCCGGCCACGGTCGAGGGCCTCGAAGCCATCACCGAGACGATCGCTGCGGGCATCAGCGTCAATGTGACGCTCATCTTCAGCCTCGAGCGCTACCGTCAGGTGATCAACGCGTATCTCACCGGCCTCGAGCGGGCTCGCGCGGCCGGGCACGATCTGTCGGGCATTCACTCGGTCGCGTCGTTCTTTGTGTCGCGCGTCGACAGCGAGATCGATGCGCGGCTGACCGCGGTCGGCACCGCCGAGGCGCTCGCGCTCAAGGGTCAGGCCGGCGTCGCGAACGCCCGCCTCGCCTACGAGGTCTTCGAGCAGGCGTTCGATACCGAGCGGGCCCGCCTGCTGCTCGATCTCGGCGCCAATGCGCAGCGCCCGCTCTGGGCCTCCACGGGGGTGAAGGATCCGTCGCTGCGCGACACCCTGTACGTCGAGGAGCTCGTCGCGCCGCAGACGGTCAACACGATGCCCGAGGCGACGCTGAACGCGTTCGCGGATCACGGCGAGGTGCGGGGCGAGACCGTCACCTCCGAGTACCTGGAATCGAATCAGCTGCTCAACGCGATCGACGCGTTGGGCATCGATTACGGCGAGGTCACCGAGAAGCTCGAGCTCGAGGGGCTGCAGAAGTTCGACGCCTCGTGGGCGGAGCTCTGCGGCACCGTGGAGCGTGCGCTGGCCGACTGA
- the tkt gene encoding transketolase: MGNELQWDELDDLAVNTARVLAADAVEKVGNGHPGTAISLAPLAYLLHQRVMRHDPADAGWIGRDRFILSVGHSSLTQYVQLYLGGYGLELDDLKALRTWGSKTPGHPEYGHTDGVEITTGPLGQGLASAVGFAYAARYERGLFDPEAAPGSSPFDHFVYVVAGDGDLQEGVTAEASSLAGHQELGNLIAIYDSNQISIEDDTDISFSEDVAKRYEAYGWQVIEVDWKKTGEYVEDLVELNRAIEAAQAETSKPSLIILKTIIGWPSPGKQNTGGIHGSKLGGDELAALKRALGFDPEQHFAVASEVIEHTRKAVERGAERHAEWQRSFDEWAAANPERKALLDRLEAGELPEGAAEALPVFEPGESVATRSASGKVLAALGPIMPELWGGSADLAGSNNTTIPGAPSFVPSRRSTSAWQGDPYGRVLHFGIREHAMAAILNGIQLHGPTRSYGGTFLQFADYMRPAVRLAALMNVPSIFVWTHDSIALGEDGPTHQPIEHLASLRAIPNLAMARPADANETAVVWHEVLSRHAGPTGIALTRQNVPVLPRGGEFATAEQAAEGVRRGAYVLADSPTGSVDVLLIATGSEVQLAVEARERLAADGVGARVVSAPCLEWFAEQSEEYRESVLPATVPARVSVEAGLALGWERYVGDRGRSVSIEHFGASADYETLFREFGITTEAVVDAARESIAHVARSLGAGERSLAEVAR, encoded by the coding sequence TTGGGAAACGAACTGCAGTGGGACGAGCTCGATGATCTCGCGGTGAACACCGCGCGGGTGCTGGCGGCTGACGCGGTGGAGAAGGTGGGCAACGGCCACCCGGGCACCGCGATCAGCCTCGCGCCTCTCGCCTATCTGCTGCATCAGCGGGTGATGCGCCACGATCCTGCCGACGCGGGCTGGATCGGCCGCGACCGCTTCATCCTGTCGGTGGGCCACTCGTCGCTCACCCAGTACGTGCAGCTGTACCTCGGCGGGTACGGTCTCGAGCTCGACGATCTGAAGGCGCTGCGCACGTGGGGTTCGAAGACGCCCGGGCACCCCGAGTACGGCCACACCGACGGTGTCGAGATCACGACGGGCCCGCTCGGGCAGGGGCTCGCGTCGGCCGTCGGCTTCGCCTACGCGGCCCGCTACGAGCGCGGCCTCTTCGACCCGGAGGCTGCTCCCGGCAGCAGCCCGTTCGACCACTTCGTCTACGTGGTCGCGGGTGACGGCGACCTGCAGGAGGGCGTGACGGCCGAGGCCTCGTCGCTCGCCGGCCACCAGGAGCTCGGCAACCTCATCGCGATCTACGACTCCAATCAGATCTCGATCGAGGACGACACCGACATCTCGTTCTCCGAAGACGTCGCGAAGCGCTACGAGGCCTACGGCTGGCAGGTGATCGAGGTCGACTGGAAGAAGACGGGCGAGTACGTCGAGGATCTGGTCGAGCTGAATCGTGCGATCGAGGCGGCGCAGGCCGAGACCTCGAAGCCGAGCCTCATCATCCTGAAGACGATCATCGGCTGGCCCTCCCCCGGCAAGCAGAACACCGGCGGCATCCACGGCTCGAAGCTGGGCGGCGACGAGCTCGCGGCCCTCAAGCGGGCGCTGGGCTTCGACCCCGAGCAGCACTTCGCGGTCGCCTCCGAGGTGATCGAGCACACGCGCAAGGCGGTTGAGCGCGGTGCCGAGCGGCACGCCGAGTGGCAGCGCTCCTTCGACGAGTGGGCCGCCGCCAACCCCGAACGCAAGGCGCTGCTCGACCGTCTCGAGGCCGGCGAGCTGCCCGAGGGCGCGGCCGAGGCGCTGCCTGTCTTCGAGCCGGGCGAGAGCGTGGCGACGCGGTCCGCGAGCGGCAAGGTGCTCGCCGCTCTGGGGCCGATCATGCCCGAGCTGTGGGGCGGATCCGCCGACCTCGCGGGCTCGAACAACACCACGATCCCGGGCGCGCCCTCGTTCGTGCCGAGCCGCCGCTCGACGTCGGCGTGGCAGGGCGACCCCTACGGTCGTGTGCTGCACTTCGGCATCCGCGAGCACGCGATGGCCGCGATCCTCAACGGCATCCAGCTGCACGGTCCGACGCGCAGCTACGGCGGCACCTTCCTGCAGTTCGCCGACTACATGCGCCCTGCGGTGCGCCTGGCGGCGCTGATGAACGTGCCGAGCATCTTCGTGTGGACGCACGATTCCATCGCCCTCGGCGAGGACGGCCCGACCCACCAGCCGATCGAGCACCTGGCCTCGCTGCGCGCGATCCCGAACCTCGCGATGGCGCGCCCCGCCGACGCCAACGAGACCGCGGTGGTGTGGCACGAGGTGCTGAGCCGTCACGCGGGGCCGACCGGTATCGCGCTCACGCGTCAGAACGTGCCCGTGCTGCCCCGGGGCGGCGAGTTCGCGACGGCCGAGCAGGCCGCCGAGGGTGTGCGTCGCGGCGCCTACGTGCTGGCCGACTCCCCCACCGGGTCCGTCGACGTGCTGCTCATCGCGACCGGCTCCGAGGTGCAGCTGGCGGTCGAGGCGCGCGAGCGGCTCGCGGCCGACGGCGTCGGCGCACGCGTGGTGAGCGCGCCGTGCCTGGAGTGGTTCGCCGAGCAGAGCGAGGAGTACCGCGAGAGCGTGCTGCCGGCGACCGTTCCGGCGCGCGTGAGCGTCGAGGCGGGCCTGGCGCTCGGCTGGGAGCGCTACGTGGGCGATCGGGGCCGTTCGGTGTCGATCGAGCACTTCGGAGCCTCGGCCGACTACGAGACGCTGTTCAGGGAGTTCGGGATCACGACCGAGGCCGTGGTCGATGCGGCACGCGAGAGCATCGCGCACGTGGCGCGCAGCCTGGGCGCCGGCGAGCGGAGCCTGGCGGAGGTGGCACGATGA
- a CDS encoding heme o synthase, with the protein MSTEISAQSQAASHTEQARPRRPFGRVVKNYVALTKPRVMELLLVVTVPAMILAERGLPDLWLVLATLIGGAMSAGSAGAFNCYIDREADRLMKRTKNRPLVTDEISDRNALVFAWVLGVISIVWLYATTNWLAAVLGAAAIFTYVVVYTMWLKGRSEQNIIWGGIAGCFPVLIGWAAVTGSLGWPAWVFFIIIFLWTPAHYWPLSMRYREDYAAAGVPMLGVVRGRATVGLQVILYTWATVASSLLLIPAPGIGWLYTAVALLSGGYFILQAHRLYGSAIRGQEGKPMQVFHGSITYLSVLSLAIAIDPLLPF; encoded by the coding sequence ATGTCCACCGAGATCTCAGCCCAGTCGCAGGCCGCATCGCACACCGAGCAGGCTCGGCCCCGCCGCCCCTTCGGACGCGTCGTCAAGAACTACGTCGCGCTCACCAAACCGCGCGTCATGGAACTGCTGCTCGTGGTGACCGTTCCGGCCATGATCCTCGCCGAACGCGGCCTGCCCGACCTGTGGCTGGTGCTCGCCACGCTCATCGGCGGCGCGATGAGCGCAGGATCGGCCGGCGCCTTCAACTGCTACATCGACCGCGAGGCCGACCGCCTCATGAAGCGCACCAAGAACCGGCCGCTCGTCACGGACGAGATCTCGGATCGCAACGCGCTCGTGTTCGCCTGGGTGCTCGGCGTGATCTCGATCGTGTGGCTCTACGCCACCACCAACTGGCTGGCCGCCGTGCTCGGCGCGGCCGCCATCTTTACCTACGTGGTCGTCTACACGATGTGGCTCAAGGGCCGCAGCGAGCAGAACATCATCTGGGGCGGGATCGCGGGCTGCTTCCCCGTGCTCATCGGCTGGGCCGCGGTGACCGGCTCCCTCGGCTGGCCCGCCTGGGTGTTCTTCATCATCATCTTCCTCTGGACTCCGGCCCACTACTGGCCGCTGTCGATGCGCTACCGCGAGGACTACGCGGCGGCGGGCGTCCCCATGCTCGGTGTCGTGCGCGGCCGCGCGACCGTCGGCCTGCAGGTCATCCTCTATACCTGGGCCACTGTCGCGTCGAGCCTGCTGCTCATCCCCGCGCCCGGCATCGGCTGGCTGTACACCGCCGTCGCACTGCTCTCGGGTGGCTACTTCATCCTGCAGGCGCACCGTCTCTACGGCAGCGCGATCCGCGGGCAGGAGGGCAAGCCCATGCAGGTGTTCCACGGCTCCATCACCTACCTCTCCGTGCTGTCGCTCGCGATCGCGATCGATCCGCTGCTGCCGTTCTGA